In the Pseudorasbora parva isolate DD20220531a chromosome 23, ASM2467924v1, whole genome shotgun sequence genome, one interval contains:
- the LOC137062402 gene encoding zona pellucida sperm-binding protein 3-like: protein MEVLKGVLVVAVIVAFDLPDAWGSLSYSQSPRSMGPKSDPASRGPALSPPGLWNPLKVAQNPLGSASRGLAQDPFGLQEKQLLQGPVKPLDWKYPVVPEVQSELAVNFQLRQPVTPSSVAVQCGENRVLVEVQQDLFSNGHLIQPTGLSLGGCPVVGQDSQSKVLIFEYELQDCNSVQMMNEDELVYTFSLTYTPEALASTAITRTEGAVVGVQCHYQRLQNVSSNALRPTWVPYASTEIGEEALVFSLKLMMDDWSNQRPSYLYFLGGVINIEASVKQYNHVPLRVFVDSCVATQVPDVNSLPRYSFIENHGCFVDAKATASSSRFMPRSQADKVQIQLEAFRFQESSSPSIYITCVVKATLASAPSDAEHKSCSFTNGWFAADGNDQVCGCCDSTCGPDGGIAAAPYGGVQWEGKATLGPVVVQGQKKAPQ, encoded by the exons ATGGAGGTTCTAAAAGGTGTCTTAGTGGTGGCTGTGATTGTTGCATTTGATCTGCCTGATGCATGGGGAAGTTTGAGCTACAGTCAAAGTCCAAGAAGCATGGGGCCAAAATCCGATCCAGCTTCCAGAGGTCCTGCCCTTTCTCCTCCAGGGCTCTGGAACCCTTTGAAAGTTGCTCAGAATCCTTTGGGTTCTGCCTCCAGAGGCCTTGCACAGGACCCTTTTGGCCTTCAGGAGAAGCAGCTGTTGCAGGGTCCAGTGAAGCCTTTGGATTGGAAGTATCCTGTCGTTCCCGAGGTGCAGAGTGAGTTGGCGGTGAACTTCCAGTTGAGGCAACCCGTGACTCCCAGCAGCGTAGCGGTTCAATGTGGAGAGAACCGGGTCCTTGTAGAGGTCCAGCAGGACTTGTTTAGCAATGGTCATTTGATCCAGCCAACTGGTCTGTCTTTAGGTGGATGTCCTGTTGTTGGTCAGGACTCTCAGTCTAAGGTGCTCATCTTTGAGTATGAGTTACAGGACTGCAACAGCGTGCAGATG ATGAATGAGGATGAGCTTGTCTACACCTTTTCTCTTACCTACACCCCTGAGGCTCTTGCAAGTACTGCGATTACCCGGACTGAGGGTGCAGTTGTTGGTGTTCAGTGCCACTATCAAAG GCTTCAAAATGTAAGCAGTAATGCCTTGAGGCCAACATGGGTCCCTTATGCCTCAACGGAGATTGGTGAAGAAGCCTTGGTGTTCTCCCTGAAGCTCATGATGG ATGATTGGTCCAATCAGAGGCCTTCATACCTTTATTTCCTGGGTGGCGTTATTAACATTGAGGCATCTGTGAAGCAGTACAATCATGTGCCTCtgcgtgtgtttgtggacaGCTGTGTGGCCACTCAAGTGCCTGATGTGAACTCCCTTCCGAGATATTCCTTCATTGAGAATCATGG GTGCTTTGTGGATGCCAAGGCTACAGCTTCCAGCTCCCGCTTCATGCCTCGGTCCCAGGCTGACAAGGTCCAGATCCAGCTGGAGGCATTCAGGTTCCAGGAGAGCTCCAGTCCTTCT ATCTACATAACGTGTGTTGTGAAGGCAACTCTTGCTTCTGCACCCAGTGACGCTGAGCACAAATCCTGTTCTTTCACCAATGG GTGGTTTGCTGCTGATGGAAATGACCAAGTTTGTGGTTGCTGTGACTCAACATGTGGTCCTGATGGTGGAATTGCTGCTGCTCCCTATGGAG GTGTTCAGTGGGAAGGCAAGGCCACACTTGGTCCTGTGGTGGTTCAAGGGCAAAAGAAAGCTCCTCAATAA
- the LOC137062401 gene encoding zona pellucida sperm-binding protein 3-like — MEVLKGVLVVAVIVAFDLPDAWGSLSYSQSPRSMGPKSDPASRGPALSPPGLWNPLKVAQSPLGSASRGLAQDPFGLQEKQLLQGPVKPLDWKYPVVPEVQSELAVNFQLRQPVTPSSVAVQCGENRVLVEVQQDLFSNGHLIQPTGLSLGGCPVVGQDSQSKVLIFEYELQDCNSVQMMNEDELVYTFSLTYTPEALASTAITRTEGAVVGVQCHYQRLQNVSSNALRPTWVPYASTEIGEEALVFSLKLMMDDWSNQRPSYLYFLGGVINIEASVKQYNHVPLRVFVDSCVATQVPDVNSLSRYSFIENHGCFVDAKATASSSRFMPRSQADKVQIQLEAFRFQESSSPSIYITCVVKATLASAPSDAEHKSCSFTNGWFAADGNDQVCGCCDSTCGPDGGIAAAPYGGVQWEGKATLGPVVVQGQKKAPQ; from the exons ATGGAGGTTCTAAAAGGTGTCTTAGTGGTGGCTGTGATTGTTGCATTTGATCTGCCTGATGCATGGGGAAGTTTGAGCTACAGTCAAAGTCCAAGAAGCATGGGGCCAAAATCCGATCCAGCTTCCAGAGGTCCTGCCCTTTCTCCTCCAGGGCTCTGGAACCCTTTGAAAGTTGCTCAGAGTCCTTTGGGTTCTGCCTCCAGAGGCCTTGCACAGGACCCTTTTGGCCTTCAGGAGAAGCAGCTGTTGCAGGGTCCAGTGAAGCCTTTGGATTGGAAGTATCCTGTCGTTCCCGAGGTGCAGAGTGAGTTGGCGGTGAACTTCCAGTTGAGGCAACCCGTGACTCCCAGCAGCGTAGCGGTTCAATGTGGAGAGAACCGGGTCCTTGTAGAGGTCCAGCAGGACTTGTTTAGCAATGGTCATTTGATCCAGCCAACTGGTCTGTCTTTAGGTGGATGTCCTGTTGTTGGTCAGGACTCTCAGTCTAAGGTGCTCATCTTTGAGTATGAGTTACAGGACTGCAACAGCGTGCAGATG ATGAATGAGGATGAGCTTGTCTACACCTTTTCTCTTACCTACACCCCTGAGGCTCTTGCAAGTACTGCGATTACCCGGACTGAGGGTGCAGTTGTTGGTGTTCAGTGCCACTATCAAAG GCTTCAAAATGTAAGCAGTAATGCCTTGAGGCCAACATGGGTCCCTTATGCCTCAACGGAGATTGGTGAAGAAGCCTTGGTGTTCTCCCTGAAGCTCATGATGG ATGATTGGTCCAATCAGAGGCCTTCATACCTTTATTTCCTGGGTGGCGTTATTAACATTGAGGCATCTGTGAAGCAGTACAATCATGTGCCTCtgcgtgtgtttgtggacaGCTGTGTGGCCACTCAAGTGCCTGATGTGAACTCCCTTTCGAGATATTCCTTCATTGAGAATCATGG GTGCTTTGTGGATGCCAAGGCTACAGCTTCCAGCTCCCGCTTCATGCCTCGGTCCCAGGCTGACAAGGTCCAGATCCAGCTGGAGGCATTCAGGTTCCAGGAGAGCTCCAGTCCTTCT ATCTACATAACGTGTGTTGTGAAGGCAACTCTTGCTTCTGCACCCAGTGACGCTGAGCACAAATCCTGTTCTTTCACCAATGG GTGGTTTGCTGCTGATGGAAATGACCAAGTTTGTGGTTGCTGTGACTCAACATGTGGTCCTGATGGTGGAATTGCTGCTGCTCCCTATGGAG GTGTTCAGTGGGAAGGCAAGGCCACACTTGGTCCTGTGGTGGTTCAAGGGCAAAAGAAAGCTCCTCAATAA
- the LOC137062400 gene encoding zona pellucida sperm-binding protein 3-like yields MEVLKGVLVVAVIVAFDLPDAWGSLSYSQSPRSMGPKSDPASRGPALSPPGLWNPLKVAQSPLGSASRGLAQDPFGLQEKQLLQGPVKPLDWKYPVVPEVQSELAVNFQLRQPVTPSSVAVQCGENRVLVEVQQDLFSNGHLIQPTGLSLGGCPVVGQDSQSKVLIFEYELQDCNSVQMMNEDELVYTFSLTYTPEALASTAITRTEGAVVGVQCHYQRLQNVSSNALRPTWVPYASAEIGEEALVFSLKLMMDDWSNQRPSYLYFLGGVINIEASVKQYNHVPLRVFVDSCVATQVPDVNSLPRYSFIENHGCFVDAKATASSSRFMPRSQADKVQIQLEAFRFQESSSPSIYITCVVKATLASAPSDAEHKSCSFTNGWFAADGNDQVCGCCDSTCGPDGGIAAAPYGGVQWEGKATLGPVVVQGQKKAPQ; encoded by the exons ATGGAGGTTCTAAAAGGTGTCTTAGTGGTGGCTGTGATTGTTGCGTTTGATCTGCCTGATGCATGGGGAAGTTTGAGCTACAGTCAAAGTCCAAGAAGCATGGGGCCAAAATCCGATCCAGCTTCCAGAGGTCCTGCCCTTTCTCCTCCAGGGCTCTGGAACCCTTTGAAAGTTGCTCAGAGTCCTTTGGGTTCTGCCTCCAGAGGCCTTGCACAGGACCCTTTTGGCCTTCAGGAGAAGCAGCTGTTGCAGGGTCCAGTGAAGCCTTTGGATTGGAAGTATCCTGTCGTTCCCGAGGTGCAGAGTGAGTTGGCGGTGAACTTCCAGTTGAGGCAACCCGTGACTCCCAGCAGCGTAGCGGTTCAATGTGGAGAGAACCGGGTCCTTGTAGAGGTCCAGCAGGACTTGTTTAGCAATGGTCATTTGATCCAGCCAACTGGTCTGTCTTTAGGTGGATGTCCTGTTGTTGGTCAGGACTCTCAGTCTAAGGTGCTCATCTTTGAGTATGAGTTACAGGACTGCAACAGCGTGCAGATG ATGAATGAGGATGAGCTTGTCTACACCTTTTCTCTTACCTACACCCCTGAGGCTCTTGCAAGTACTGCGATTACCCGGACTGAGGGTGCAGTTGTTGGTGTTCAGTGCCACTATCAAAG GCTTCAAAATGTAAGCAGTAATGCCTTGAGGCCAACATGGGTCCCTTATGCCTCAGCGGAGATTGGTGAAGAAGCCTTGGTGTTCTCCCTGAAGCTCATGATGG ATGATTGGTCCAATCAGAGGCCTTCATACCTTTATTTCCTGGGTGGCGTTATTAACATTGAGGCATCTGTGAAGCAGTACAATCATGTGCCTCtgcgtgtgtttgtggacaGCTGTGTGGCCACTCAAGTGCCTGATGTGAACTCCCTTCCGAGATATTCCTTCATTGAGAATCATGG GTGCTTTGTGGATGCCAAGGCTACAGCTTCCAGCTCCCGCTTCATGCCTCGGTCCCAGGCTGACAAGGTCCAGATCCAGCTGGAGGCATTCAGGTTCCAGGAGAGCTCCAGTCCTTCT ATCTACATAACGTGTGTTGTGAAGGCAACTCTTGCTTCTGCACCCAGTGACGCTGAGCACAAATCCTGTTCTTTCACCAATGG GTGGTTTGCTGCTGATGGAAATGACCAAGTTTGTGGTTGCTGTGACTCAACATGTGGTCCTGATGGTGGAATTGCTGCTGCTCCCTATGGAG GTGTTCAGTGGGAAGGCAAGGCCACACTTGGTCCTGTGGTGGTTCAAGGGCAAAAGAAAGCTCCTCAATAA
- the LOC137062403 gene encoding zona pellucida sperm-binding protein 3-like, with amino-acid sequence MEVLKGVLVVAVIVAFDLPDAWGSLSYSQSPRSMGPKSDPASRGPALSPPGLWNPLKVAQSPLGSASRGLAQDPFGLQEKQLLQGPVKPLDWKYPVVPEVQSELAVNFQLRQPVTPSSVAVQCGENQVLVEVQQDLFSNGHLIQPTGLSLGGCPVVGQDSQSKVLIFEYELQDCNSVQMMNEDELVYTFSLTYTPEALASTAITRTEGAVVGVQCHYQRLQNVSSNALRPTWVPYASTEIGEEALVFSLKLMMDDWSNQRPSYLYFLGGVINIEASVKQYNHVPLRVFVDSCVATQVPDVNSLPRYSFIENHGCFVDAKATASSSRFIPRSQADKVQIQLEAFRFHESSSPSIYITCVVKATLASAPSDAEHKSCSFTNGYVALYLILKLTLLILKVVSLSCCRWFAADGNDQVCGCCDSTCGPDGGIAAAPYGGVQWEGKATLGPVVVQGQKKAPQ; translated from the exons ATGGAGGTTCTAAAAGGTGTCTTAGTGGTGGCTGTGATTGTTGCATTTGATCTGCCTGATGCATGGGGAAGTTTGAGCTACAGTCAAAGTCCAAGAAGCATGGGGCCAAAATCCGATCCAGCTTCCAGAGGTCCTGCCCTTTCTCCTCCAGGGCTCTGGAACCCTTTGAAAGTTGCTCAGAGTCCTTTGGGTTCTGCCTCCAGAGGCCTTGCACAGGACCCTTTTGGCCTTCAGGAGAAGCAGCTGTTGCAGGGTCCAGTGAAGCCTTTGGATTGGAAGTATCCTGTCGTTCCCGAGGTGCAGAGTGAGTTGGCGGTGAACTTCCAGTTGAGGCAACCCGTGACTCCCAGCAGCGTAGCGGTTCAATGTGGAGAGAACCAGGTCCTTGTAGAGGTCCAGCAGGACTTGTTTAGCAATGGTCATTTGATCCAGCCAACTGGTCTGTCTTTAGGTGGATGTCCTGTTGTTGGTCAGGACTCTCAGTCTAAGGTGCTCATCTTTGAGTATGAGTTACAGGACTGCAACAGCGTGCAGATG ATGAATGAGGATGAGCTTGTCTACACCTTTTCTCTTACCTACACCCCTGAGGCTCTTGCAAGTACTGCGATTACCCGGACTGAGGGTGCAGTTGTTGGTGTTCAGTGCCACTATCAAAG GCTTCAAAATGTAAGCAGTAATGCCTTGAGGCCAACATGGGTCCCTTATGCCTCAACGGAGATTGGTGAAGAAGCCTTGGTGTTCTCCCTGAAGCTCATGATGG ATGATTGGTCCAATCAGAGGCCTTCATACCTTTATTTCCTGGGTGGCGTTATTAACATTGAGGCATCTGTGAAGCAGTACAATCATGTGCCTCtgcgtgtgtttgtggacaGCTGTGTGGCCACTCAAGTGCCTGATGTGAACTCCCTTCCGAGATATTCCTTCATTGAGAATCATGG GTGCTTTGTGGATGCCAAGGCTACAGCTTCCAGCTCCCGCTTCATTCCTCGGTCCCAGGCTGACAAGGTCCAGATCCAGCTGGAGGCATTCAGGTTCCACGAGAGCTCCAGTCCTTCT ATCTACATAACGTGTGTTGTGAAGGCAACTCTTGCTTCTGCACCCAGTGACGCTGAGCACAAATCCTGTTCTTTCACCAATGGGTACGTTGcactttatcttattttaaagctGACTTTGCTCATCTTGAAGGTGGTGTCTTTGTCCTGTTGCAGGTGGTTTGCTGCTGATGGAAATGACCAAGTTTGTGGTTGCTGTGACTCAACATGTGGTCCTGATGGTGGAATTGCTGCTGCTCCCTATGGAG GTGTTCAGTGGGAAGGCAAGGCCACACTTGGTCCTGTGGTGGTTCAAGGGCAAAAGAAAGCTCCTCAATAA